The Stappia sp. genome window below encodes:
- a CDS encoding DUF167 family protein, which translates to MAQGAEAWRAVDGGVRLAVRVTPNAGRACIDGLATLADGETVLKLRVAAVPDKGAANAAALALLAKRLGLPKRAVTLVSGATARRKHIHLDADAQAIAARLSDICGGRGV; encoded by the coding sequence ATGGCGCAGGGCGCCGAGGCCTGGCGCGCCGTCGACGGCGGGGTGCGGCTCGCGGTCCGCGTGACCCCCAATGCGGGGCGTGCGTGCATCGACGGGCTTGCGACACTTGCCGACGGAGAAACGGTTCTCAAGCTGCGCGTCGCGGCCGTGCCGGACAAGGGCGCGGCCAACGCCGCCGCGCTCGCCCTGCTCGCCAAGCGCCTCGGCCTGCCGAAACGCGCCGTCACCCTGGTGTCGGGCGCCACCGCGCGACGCAAGCACATCCATCTTGACGCAGATGCGCAAGCGATTGCCGCACGGCTGTCCGACATCTGTGGCGGCCGGGGCGTATAG
- the folD gene encoding bifunctional methylenetetrahydrofolate dehydrogenase/methenyltetrahydrofolate cyclohydrolase FolD: MSASLIDGKARAAALRAAVTTAVSDLKAASGVTPGLAVVLVGDDPASQVYVANKVRQTAECGMRSIEHRLPADTPEAELMALIAHLNADSEVDGILVQMPLPGHIDTDRVVMAIDPAKDVDGLHPANAGRIVLGKPGLVPCTPQGCVILAREARGGDLSGLDVVVLGRSILVGKPVALLLQNANCTVTMAHSRTRDIPELCRRADILVAAVGRPEMVRGDWIKPGATVIDVGINRVPAPDKGEGKTRLVGDVAFEEAKTVAGAITPVPGGVGPMTIACLLANTVVAACRRRDLVVPQM, from the coding sequence ATGTCCGCTTCCCTCATCGACGGCAAGGCCCGCGCCGCCGCGCTGCGCGCTGCCGTCACCACCGCCGTTTCCGATCTGAAGGCCGCGTCCGGCGTGACGCCTGGCCTCGCCGTGGTGCTGGTCGGCGACGATCCGGCAAGCCAGGTCTATGTGGCCAACAAGGTGCGCCAGACGGCGGAGTGCGGCATGCGTTCCATCGAGCATCGCCTGCCGGCGGACACGCCGGAGGCCGAACTGATGGCGCTGATCGCCCATCTCAATGCCGACAGCGAGGTCGACGGCATCCTGGTGCAGATGCCGCTGCCCGGTCACATCGATACGGACCGGGTGGTGATGGCCATCGATCCGGCGAAGGATGTCGACGGGCTGCATCCCGCCAACGCGGGCCGGATCGTGCTCGGCAAGCCGGGGCTCGTGCCCTGCACGCCGCAGGGCTGCGTCATTCTGGCAAGGGAAGCGCGCGGCGGCGATCTTTCTGGTCTCGACGTGGTGGTGCTCGGCCGGTCGATCCTTGTCGGCAAGCCGGTCGCGCTGCTGCTGCAGAACGCGAATTGCACGGTGACCATGGCGCATTCGCGCACGCGCGACATCCCGGAGCTGTGCCGGCGCGCCGACATTCTGGTCGCCGCCGTCGGGCGGCCCGAGATGGTGCGCGGCGACTGGATCAAGCCGGGCGCGACGGTGATCGACGTCGGGATCAACCGCGTGCCGGCCCCCGACAAGGGCGAGGGCAAGACGCGGCTCGTTGGCGATGTCGCCTTCGAGGAGGCGAAAACGGTGGCCGGCGCGATCACCCCGGTGCCGGGTGGCGTGGGGCCGATGACCATCGCCTGCCTTCTGGCGAACACCGTGGTGGCGGCCTGCCGGCGGCGCGATCTCGTGGTTCCGCAGATGTAG
- a CDS encoding formate/nitrite transporter family protein, translating into MDDLYRANRTADGRRSRARTGLARSSGRDARGPSPAPESGRTACLRGDVVSAAPGKSEREEVAEVVDEAKVKSIDRASKLSSRLIHEVIRHEGEEELSRPFRSLFWSGVAAGVLISFSIVGKAMFRSHLPPGDWLPILENLGYAFGFLLVILGRMQLFTENTIMTVLPVVSHPTPDMLGRLARLWGIVLTANVIGCFIAALAIAYGQVLPDEIRSAFDALANKAMALPALDGFLRAIPAGILIAALVWMLPQAEGASFWVITLFTWLIGVCGFTHVVAGSVEMAYMLLTGQSSIVAGVTDFFLPVLAGNVVGGTLIFTFLAWAQVRDEIPSDDHGQDER; encoded by the coding sequence GTGGATGACCTGTACCGTGCAAACCGTACCGCCGACGGCCGACGCTCTCGAGCGCGAACGGGCCTGGCCCGATCGTCCGGCCGGGACGCTCGAGGCCCGTCTCCGGCGCCGGAGTCTGGTCGGACGGCATGCCTCCGGGGGGACGTCGTGAGCGCCGCGCCGGGCAAAAGCGAGCGGGAGGAGGTGGCGGAAGTCGTCGATGAGGCCAAGGTCAAATCGATCGACCGCGCGTCCAAACTCTCCTCACGCCTCATCCACGAGGTCATCCGCCACGAAGGCGAGGAGGAATTGAGCCGTCCGTTCCGGTCCCTGTTCTGGTCCGGGGTGGCCGCCGGCGTCCTGATCAGCTTCTCGATCGTCGGCAAGGCCATGTTCCGGAGCCATCTGCCGCCGGGCGACTGGCTGCCGATCCTTGAAAACCTCGGCTACGCCTTCGGCTTTCTGCTTGTCATTCTGGGCCGGATGCAGCTCTTCACCGAAAACACCATCATGACGGTGCTGCCGGTTGTGTCGCACCCGACCCCGGACATGTTGGGGCGGCTTGCCCGCCTGTGGGGGATCGTGCTGACAGCGAATGTGATCGGCTGTTTCATCGCGGCCCTGGCGATCGCCTACGGCCAGGTGCTGCCCGATGAGATCAGGAGCGCATTCGACGCGCTCGCGAACAAGGCAATGGCCCTTCCGGCGCTGGACGGCTTCCTGCGCGCGATCCCCGCCGGCATCCTGATCGCCGCGCTGGTCTGGATGCTGCCGCAGGCCGAAGGGGCGAGCTTCTGGGTCATCACGCTGTTTACCTGGCTGATCGGCGTGTGCGGCTTCACGCATGTCGTCGCCGGCTCCGTCGAGATGGCCTATATGCTGCTGACCGGCCAGAGCAGCATCGTCGCGGGCGTCACCGACTTCTTCCTGCCGGTGCTCGCCGGAAATGTCGTCGGCGGAACGCTCATCTTCACCTTTCTGGCCTGGGCGCAGGTGCGCGACGAAATCCCGTCCGACGACCACGGGCAGGATGAACGATAG
- a CDS encoding DUF892 family protein — MTIRNLKDVYIHQLQDMHSADRQALAATRRLAMLAHDTHLTDALEAGVEGIRAGIGEMEALLERHGAAREEGHSRAMDGIVDEIKTDLLTADIADPEPRDAMIAAQYQRMAHFAIAGYGTALAYARRLGLEDDAAQLQHNLDTAYSGDRTMSQIANATLNEKAA, encoded by the coding sequence ATGACAATCCGAAATCTCAAGGACGTCTATATTCATCAGCTTCAGGACATGCACAGCGCCGACCGCCAGGCCCTGGCGGCGACCCGTCGTCTGGCGATGCTGGCGCATGACACGCATCTGACCGACGCGCTGGAGGCCGGGGTCGAGGGCATTCGCGCGGGCATCGGGGAGATGGAGGCCTTGCTGGAGCGACATGGCGCCGCGCGGGAAGAGGGGCATTCGCGGGCCATGGACGGCATCGTCGACGAGATCAAGACCGACCTTCTGACGGCCGACATCGCCGATCCCGAGCCGCGCGACGCGATGATCGCGGCGCAGTATCAGCGCATGGCCCATTTCGCCATCGCCGGCTATGGCACGGCGCTCGCCTATGCCCGGAGGCTGGGCCTGGAGGACGATGCGGCGCAGCTGCAGCACAATCTCGACACCGCCTACAGCGGCGATCGCACGATGAGCCAGATCGCCAATGCGACGCTGAACGAAAAAGCGGCATAG
- a CDS encoding YggT family protein — MRAILDVILIILDLYVWIIIANVIFSWLFAFNVINASNQFVAMIGQALYNLTEPLLGRIRGFLPPLGGLDLSPIVLLLGIFLLQRVIVLYLYPNVF; from the coding sequence ATGCGCGCCATCCTCGACGTGATTCTCATCATCCTCGACCTTTATGTCTGGATCATCATCGCCAACGTCATCTTTTCCTGGCTGTTCGCCTTCAATGTCATCAACGCGAGCAATCAGTTCGTCGCCATGATCGGCCAGGCGCTCTACAATCTGACGGAGCCGCTGCTGGGGCGCATCCGCGGGTTCCTGCCGCCGCTCGGCGGGCTGGATCTGTCGCCCATCGTCCTGCTGCTCGGCATCTTCCTGCTGCAGCGGGTGATCGTTCTCTATCTGTATCCCAACGTGTTCTGA
- a CDS encoding sodium:calcium antiporter, translating to MDVSEFPLLVLLGLFTLAAAIILACGVRMTAVADRIADTTGLGEALIGGVLLGAATSLSGTVVSVTSALDGRASLAFSNGVGGIAAQTAFLALADVLHRRANLEHAAAELANVFQSALLMLLLAIPVLAYAGPEVTILGLHPASYALVAVYVAGVAGSRRVREDPMWRPVGTRLTQEDKPAEDRRDTGGNLGLFALFGGLMAVMGLAGWVIAQVAGELTDRYDLSASLVGALMTAVATSLPELVTTLAAVHRRALQLAVGGIIGGNTFDTLFLTLSDAAYRDGSLYHALTRADFFWLATGLVMTAILMLGLIVRQREGPGRIGFESAGILAVYAGAVAIQSLAM from the coding sequence ATGGACGTCAGCGAGTTTCCGCTTCTCGTGCTGCTCGGTCTGTTCACCCTGGCCGCCGCGATCATTCTGGCCTGCGGGGTGCGGATGACCGCGGTCGCCGATCGCATTGCCGACACGACGGGACTTGGCGAGGCGCTCATCGGCGGCGTCCTGCTCGGGGCGGCGACATCCCTGTCGGGGACGGTGGTGTCGGTGACCTCGGCGCTCGACGGGCGCGCCTCGCTCGCCTTTTCCAACGGCGTCGGCGGCATTGCCGCCCAGACCGCGTTCCTGGCCTTGGCCGACGTCCTGCACCGTCGCGCCAATCTGGAACATGCCGCGGCCGAACTGGCCAATGTGTTTCAGAGCGCGCTGCTGATGCTGTTGCTGGCCATCCCCGTTCTGGCCTACGCGGGCCCGGAGGTGACGATTCTCGGCCTCCATCCCGCCTCCTATGCCCTTGTGGCCGTCTATGTGGCCGGCGTCGCCGGTTCCAGGCGCGTGCGCGAGGATCCGATGTGGCGTCCTGTCGGAACGCGCCTGACGCAGGAGGACAAGCCCGCCGAAGACCGACGCGACACGGGCGGCAATCTCGGCCTGTTCGCTCTCTTCGGCGGCCTGATGGCCGTCATGGGACTGGCCGGCTGGGTCATCGCCCAGGTCGCGGGCGAACTGACCGACCGCTACGATCTGTCCGCCTCGCTGGTGGGGGCACTGATGACCGCCGTCGCGACCTCGCTGCCGGAACTGGTCACCACGCTCGCGGCCGTGCATCGCAGGGCGCTGCAACTGGCGGTCGGCGGCATCATAGGCGGCAACACGTTCGACACGCTCTTTCTGACGCTGTCCGACGCCGCGTATCGGGACGGCTCGCTTTACCACGCGCTCACACGCGCCGACTTCTTCTGGCTGGCGACCGGACTGGTGATGACGGCCATCTTGATGCTGGGCCTGATCGTGCGCCAACGCGAGGGGCCGGGCCGTATCGGCTTCGAAAGCGCCGGCATCCTTGCCGTCTATGCGGGAGCTGTCGCGATCCAGTCTCTGGCCATGTGA
- a CDS encoding exopolysaccharide biosynthesis protein, translated as MTSSNENGSDLRSLSAIIDRAMDEARRDQVAVGDIVEAFGSASFVPLLLVPALAVVTPLSGIPAFSSLCGIAIFLISVQGLIGRECVWLPQWIMRRDLSGDRVGKALANIRPWAARLDRHTRERLSFLFRRPFRVLPQLSCTLFGAMMPFLELVPFSSSLLGAAVTLLALSMLTRDGLYALIALLPVAAGTWAIVRFLL; from the coding sequence GTGACATCCAGCAATGAAAACGGCTCCGACCTGCGGTCGCTGTCCGCCATCATCGATCGGGCGATGGACGAAGCCCGCCGGGATCAGGTGGCGGTCGGCGATATCGTCGAGGCTTTCGGCAGCGCCAGCTTCGTGCCGCTTCTTCTCGTGCCGGCGCTGGCCGTCGTGACCCCGCTCAGCGGCATTCCCGCGTTTTCGAGCCTGTGCGGCATCGCGATCTTCCTGATTTCCGTGCAAGGGCTGATCGGTCGCGAGTGCGTCTGGCTTCCGCAGTGGATCATGCGCCGCGACCTCAGCGGCGACCGGGTCGGAAAGGCCTTGGCGAATATCCGGCCCTGGGCCGCGCGGCTCGATCGTCACACGCGCGAGCGGTTGAGCTTCCTGTTCCGTCGGCCGTTCCGGGTCCTTCCGCAGCTTTCCTGTACGCTGTTCGGCGCCATGATGCCCTTTCTGGAACTGGTGCCGTTTTCGTCTTCGCTGCTGGGCGCGGCCGTGACGCTGCTCGCCCTGTCCATGTTGACGCGGGATGGCCTCTACGCGTTGATCGCGCTTCTCCCGGTCGCCGCCGGCACCTGGGCGATCGTCCGGTTTCTCCTGTGA
- a CDS encoding PRC-barrel domain-containing protein, producing MKRLLATTALVAAMAMPAMAAQQMDNTATRDQMTAARHMDGGMTVSTATLMGKALFTPEGAFDESMLDTPYTDAPDTWENIADIEDVLITADGEITAVVVDAGGFLGVGETRKRLSMDNIRIVPDEDDEGEYFALFTGDRSLIEDSEDYSAETAAANDEMSTRGAYAQMQNRQMGDGSMSDDGQMSGAQQKADRRVGPDRETLDRAETTDLTAENLEDARVYGSTNEWVGDVGDLVITEDGEITHMVVDVGGFLGIGEKPVAMTFDQVDIRRDGSWGGLNVYIEASEQQLERMERWEDET from the coding sequence ATGAAACGTTTGCTTGCAACGACCGCGCTGGTGGCTGCGATGGCGATGCCCGCCATGGCGGCTCAGCAGATGGACAACACCGCCACGCGCGATCAGATGACCGCCGCCCGGCACATGGACGGCGGGATGACCGTCAGCACGGCGACCCTGATGGGGAAGGCCCTCTTCACCCCCGAAGGCGCATTCGACGAGTCGATGCTGGACACGCCCTACACCGACGCGCCCGATACCTGGGAGAACATCGCCGACATCGAGGACGTGCTGATCACCGCGGACGGTGAGATCACCGCCGTTGTCGTCGATGCTGGCGGCTTCCTCGGAGTTGGAGAAACCAGGAAACGGCTCTCGATGGACAACATCCGCATCGTCCCCGACGAGGATGACGAGGGCGAGTATTTCGCCCTGTTCACCGGCGACCGCAGCCTGATCGAGGACAGCGAGGACTACAGCGCCGAGACGGCCGCCGCCAACGACGAAATGTCGACCCGCGGCGCCTATGCGCAGATGCAGAACCGCCAGATGGGCGACGGGTCGATGTCCGACGACGGGCAGATGTCCGGGGCGCAGCAGAAGGCCGACCGCCGGGTGGGCCCTGACCGCGAGACCCTCGACCGCGCCGAAACGACGGATCTGACCGCGGAAAACCTGGAAGACGCGCGGGTCTACGGAAGCACCAACGAATGGGTCGGCGATGTCGGCGATCTGGTGATCACCGAAGACGGCGAAATCACCCATATGGTCGTGGATGTCGGCGGCTTCCTGGGGATTGGCGAGAAGCCCGTCGCGATGACCTTCGATCAGGTCGACATCCGCCGCGATGGCAGCTGGGGCGGCCTCAACGTCTACATCGAGGCGAGCGAACAGCAGCTTGAGCGCATGGAGCGTTGGGAAGACGAAACCTGA